A DNA window from Streptomyces asoensis contains the following coding sequences:
- a CDS encoding MmcQ/YjbR family DNA-binding protein, translating to MPDAEDVRRIALSLPDTTEKISWNMPTFRVAGKMFATLPEEETSLAVRCPKEERDELVLAEPGKFWIADHEAQFAWVRARLAALEDEAELRDILADSWRQAAPPRLLEAYPDLGTPPGD from the coding sequence ATGCCGGACGCCGAAGACGTACGCCGTATCGCCCTGTCCCTGCCCGACACCACGGAGAAGATCTCCTGGAACATGCCCACCTTCCGGGTCGCGGGGAAGATGTTCGCCACCCTGCCCGAGGAGGAGACCTCCCTGGCGGTGCGCTGCCCCAAGGAGGAGCGCGACGAACTGGTGCTCGCCGAGCCCGGGAAGTTCTGGATCGCCGACCACGAGGCCCAGTTCGCCTGGGTGCGGGCCCGGCTGGCCGCCCTGGAGGACGAGGCGGAGCTGCGCGACATCCTCGCCGACTCGTGGCGGCAGGCCGCCCCGCCGCGGCTGCTGGAGGCGTACCCGGATCTGGGGACGCCCCCGGGGGACTGA
- a CDS encoding GNAT family N-acetyltransferase, producing MTACVIRLDAPRLRAYETQLADLLVDAVDGGASLGFLAPLERAAAVAWWRERAEGVAAGRLAVWAARDGDRVVGTVGLAFPDKPNSRHRAELVKLLVHRDARGKGLGRTLLTAAERSAAALGVTLLHLDTETGSPAEHLYRAAGWAGAGTIPDYAADPAGVLRPTTLYYKHVTAG from the coding sequence GTGACCGCGTGCGTGATCCGTCTCGACGCGCCCCGACTGCGGGCGTACGAGACGCAGTTGGCCGATCTGCTGGTCGACGCGGTGGACGGGGGCGCCTCCCTCGGCTTCCTCGCGCCGCTGGAGCGGGCGGCGGCGGTCGCCTGGTGGCGGGAGCGGGCGGAGGGGGTGGCCGCCGGGCGCCTCGCGGTGTGGGCGGCCCGGGACGGGGATCGCGTCGTCGGCACCGTCGGGCTGGCCTTCCCCGACAAGCCCAACAGCCGCCACCGCGCCGAGCTCGTCAAGCTGCTGGTCCACCGCGACGCCCGCGGCAAGGGCCTCGGCCGCACCCTGCTGACCGCCGCCGAACGCAGCGCCGCCGCGCTCGGCGTGACCCTGCTCCATCTGGACACCGAGACCGGCAGTCCGGCCGAGCACCTCTACCGCGCCGCCGGGTGGGCCGGGGCCGGGACGATCCCCGACTACGCGGCGGACCCGGCCGGTGTCCTGCGCCCGACCACCCTGTACTACAAGCACGTCACCGCCGGGTGA
- a CDS encoding helix-turn-helix domain-containing protein has product MRQQADGTGAAGSPDPVDVRIAGRLAQLRAERGWSLGELAERSGVSRSTLSRAERAEISPTASLLNRLCHVYGRTMSRLLGEAEAQAALVVRAGEQSVWEDRASGFVRRSVSPPHPALRGELVEGRLAAGADLSYDRPPVAGLEQHLWVLEGALEVTADGVAHHLDAGDCLRLRVWGPTRFRCAGDDEVRYVLAVVLP; this is encoded by the coding sequence ATGAGACAACAGGCGGACGGAACGGGGGCGGCCGGCTCACCGGACCCCGTCGACGTGCGGATCGCCGGGCGACTGGCCCAGCTGCGGGCCGAGCGCGGCTGGTCGCTGGGGGAGCTCGCCGAACGCAGCGGGGTGAGCCGGTCCACCCTGTCGCGGGCCGAGCGCGCGGAGATCAGTCCGACGGCCTCGCTGCTCAACCGGCTGTGCCACGTCTACGGACGGACCATGTCCCGGCTGCTGGGAGAGGCGGAGGCGCAGGCCGCTTTGGTGGTGCGCGCCGGCGAGCAGTCCGTCTGGGAGGACCGGGCCTCCGGCTTCGTCCGGCGCTCCGTGTCCCCGCCGCACCCAGCGCTGCGCGGTGAACTCGTCGAAGGGCGGCTCGCGGCGGGCGCCGACCTCTCCTACGACCGGCCGCCCGTGGCGGGTCTGGAGCAGCACCTCTGGGTGCTGGAGGGCGCCCTGGAGGTGACGGCCGACGGGGTCGCGCACCACCTGGACGCCGGGGACTGTCTGCGCCTGCGGGTGTGGGGACCGACCCGGTTCAGGTGCGCGGGCGACGACGAGGTGCGCTACGTGCTGGCGGTGGTGCTGCCGTGA
- a CDS encoding LysR family transcriptional regulator, translated as MIEARRLHILRAVADHRTVTAAAAALYLTPSAVSQQLTALEQETGHRLVERGAKGVRLTPAGEILLGHTNAVLAQLERAEAELAAYGSGAAGTVTVAAFATGIALVVAPAVARLARSAPGIRIRVQDAEGDASLPMVLDRQVDVAVAVEYRGAPAADDPRLTHVPLYAEPFDAVVPVSHRLADAREVPLAELAKDPWIGPYPGNPCHDVVVLACETAGFQPRLEHSSDDFRAVVALASADAGVALVPRSALRGMDLTGVVVRPVDGVAPTRRVFAAVRRGAEEHPLIRPVLDALGEAAAL; from the coding sequence ATGATCGAAGCGCGGCGGCTCCACATCCTCCGTGCGGTGGCCGACCACCGCACGGTGACCGCGGCTGCCGCCGCGCTGTACCTCACCCCCTCGGCCGTCTCCCAGCAGCTGACGGCCCTGGAGCAGGAGACCGGTCACCGGCTGGTCGAGCGGGGCGCCAAGGGCGTACGCCTCACCCCCGCCGGCGAGATCCTGCTCGGTCACACCAACGCCGTCCTCGCCCAGCTGGAGCGGGCCGAGGCGGAACTGGCCGCCTACGGTTCCGGGGCGGCCGGCACGGTCACGGTCGCCGCCTTCGCGACCGGCATCGCCCTGGTCGTGGCGCCCGCGGTGGCCCGGCTCGCCCGCTCCGCGCCCGGCATCCGCATCCGCGTCCAGGACGCCGAGGGCGACGCCAGTCTGCCGATGGTGCTCGACCGGCAGGTCGACGTCGCCGTCGCCGTCGAGTACCGCGGGGCCCCGGCCGCCGACGACCCGAGGCTCACGCACGTCCCGCTGTACGCCGAGCCCTTCGACGCCGTCGTACCGGTGTCGCACCGGCTCGCCGACGCCCGCGAGGTCCCCCTCGCCGAGCTGGCCAAGGACCCCTGGATCGGCCCGTACCCGGGCAACCCCTGTCATGACGTGGTCGTCCTGGCCTGCGAGACGGCGGGTTTCCAGCCGCGTCTGGAGCACTCCTCGGACGACTTCCGCGCGGTCGTCGCGCTGGCCTCGGCCGACGCGGGTGTGGCGCTCGTCCCGCGCTCGGCGCTGCGCGGCATGGACCTCACGGGCGTGGTCGTGCGGCCCGTCGACGGTGTCGCGCCCACCCGCCGGGTCTTCGCGGCCGTCCGCCGGGGAGCGGAGGAGCATCCGCTGATCCGTCCGGTGCTGGACGCGCTCGGCGAGGCCGCCGCGCTGTGA